GCCACCCCCTCCGCCACCGCCCCGGCGGCGACGGCGGCACCGAAAGGACCACCGCGATGCCCCCCACCCCAGAACCGGCCACCCGAGCCGACTCGCCAGTCCGGCGCGGGAGTTCACGCCCGAGCTTCGGCATCATGACCGCCCCGATGAACGTCGGCTACGACGACGTCCTGCGGGTCTGGCAGGAGGCGGACGCGATCCCGGAGATCGAGCACGCCTGGCTCTTCGACCACCTCATGCCGATCGCCGGCGACCCGGACGGACCCGCCTTCGAGGGCTGGACCCTGCTCTCCGCGCTCGCCGCGCAGACCCGGCGGCTGCGGCTCGGCCTGCTGGTGACCAGCAACCGGTTCCGGCCGCCCGCGATGCTGGCGAAGATCGCCACGACCGTCGACGTCGTCTCCGGCGGCCGGCTCGACTTCGGTATCGGCGTCGGCTCCCGGCCGCACCCGCCGGCCGCCCGGCGCGAGTACGCGGCGCACGGCCTGCCCTTCCAGGACACCGCCGACGCCGTGGCGAGCCTCGCCGAGGCGTGCACGGTGATCCGGAGGCTGTGGACCGAACCGGAGCCCTTCGACCACGACGGCACGTACACCAAGCTGACCGGGGCGTTCGGCAACCCCAAGCCCCTCCAGCGGCCGCATCCGCCGCTGCTGATCGGCGGGCGCTCGGCGGCGACCCTGCGGGTGGCCGCCGAACACGCCGACCTGTGGAACATCCCGGGCGGCGACCTCGAGGACGCGATCGGCCGCAGCGCCCTGCTCGACCGGTACTGCGCACAGATCGGCCGCGACCCCGCGTCGATCGTCCGCTCGATGCACCTGGGGATCTCCTACGAGGATCCCGCCGGTGCCCGTGCGGCGATCGCGGCGGCGACCGCGGCCGGTTTCAGCCATATCGTCCTGGGCCTGCCCGCCCCGTACCCGGCGGGCGTCGCCCGCTGGGCCGCGGACGAACTGATCGGCGCCGCGCGCCCGGGGCGCTGAACGCCCGGGTCACCGACGGGTCAGTTGTCCCAGATGATGGCGCCCTGGTGCTGCTCCGCGGACGGCTGCGAGGGGCTCGGGAACAGCGGGTCGGGGGCGGGTTCGGGCGCGGGCCGGCTGTGGCAGGTGAAGCCCAGCCGCTCCATGGCCCTGATGACCTCACCGCTGTTGAAGTCGCGGCGGTCCTGGCGGGTGATGACCTCGCCGACCTGCATCACGGGGTAGCGGCGACGGCCGATGGTCACCGAGAACCCGGTGATCAGCTCGGGAGTGACGCCGGACATCGCGGCCAGCACCCCCTCCTTGGTCAGTTCGAACGGATACCGGGCGATGACACAGCGCATGATGCCTCACAGGGGAGAG
The sequence above is a segment of the Streptomyces griseoviridis genome. Coding sequences within it:
- a CDS encoding SCO5918 family protein, yielding MRCVIARYPFELTKEGVLAAMSGVTPELITGFSVTIGRRRYPVMQVGEVITRQDRRDFNSGEVIRAMERLGFTCHSRPAPEPAPDPLFPSPSQPSAEQHQGAIIWDN
- a CDS encoding LLM class flavin-dependent oxidoreductase — its product is MTAPMNVGYDDVLRVWQEADAIPEIEHAWLFDHLMPIAGDPDGPAFEGWTLLSALAAQTRRLRLGLLVTSNRFRPPAMLAKIATTVDVVSGGRLDFGIGVGSRPHPPAARREYAAHGLPFQDTADAVASLAEACTVIRRLWTEPEPFDHDGTYTKLTGAFGNPKPLQRPHPPLLIGGRSAATLRVAAEHADLWNIPGGDLEDAIGRSALLDRYCAQIGRDPASIVRSMHLGISYEDPAGARAAIAAATAAGFSHIVLGLPAPYPAGVARWAADELIGAARPGR